One Acidimicrobiales bacterium genomic window carries:
- a CDS encoding sugar transferase has protein sequence MRRGVDLVVATVATVVLSPLAALIAVAIRLTMGGPVLFRQQRSGLHGEEFSIAKFRTMRPPRYPDEPDAARLTRVGALLRSTSLDELPQLLNVFRGEMSLIGPRPTLPEQVVHYSAHQRRRLEMRPGITGYAQVKGRNSITWPERIELDIWYIDNRTLALDVRILFRTILNLVRREGITGPGGVNQGFPLPEPDGEP, from the coding sequence GTGAGGCGGGGGGTGGATCTCGTCGTGGCCACGGTGGCCACCGTGGTGCTGTCGCCGCTGGCCGCCCTCATCGCCGTCGCCATCCGGCTGACCATGGGCGGGCCCGTGCTGTTCCGCCAGCAGCGCAGCGGCCTGCATGGCGAGGAGTTCTCCATCGCCAAGTTCCGCACCATGCGCCCTCCCCGGTATCCCGACGAGCCCGACGCCGCCCGCCTGACCAGGGTGGGTGCGCTGCTGCGGAGCACCAGCCTTGACGAGCTGCCGCAGCTCCTCAACGTGTTCCGGGGCGAGATGAGCCTGATCGGGCCGCGGCCCACCCTTCCCGAACAGGTGGTTCACTACAGCGCCCATCAGCGACGCCGCCTCGAGATGCGACCGGGGATCACCGGGTACGCGCAGGTGAAGGGCCGCAACAGCATCACGTGGCCCGAGCGCATCGAGCTCGACATCTGGTACATCGACAACCGGACCCTGGCCCTCGACGTGCGCATCCTGTTCCGCACCATCCTCAACCTGGTGCGACGGGAGGGCATCACGGGGCCCGGCGGCGTCAACCAGGGATTCCCGCTGCCCGAGCCGGACGGGGAGCCGTAG
- a CDS encoding glycosyltransferase, with product MPDGGRVTVAHLTTVDMSLALLLACELRVDVEAGLDVVGISAPGPYVAAVEAIGVTHLSVRFTRAWDVRSDAAAAVELYRTLRRLRPDVLHTHTPKAGVLGRVLGRLAGVPVVVDTCHGLWMREGDGRLKRSLVVGVEALASAFAHFELYQNADDRRALRFFVGPRRARVVGNGVDLARFRFDPDGRDAVRAELGVGPDELLVGGVGRRVAEKGLHELASAARALAGKARFVWVGPDDGESVSPAGLDFVGGRSDMPAVYSALDVFVLPSYREGFSRSAMEAAACGRPMVLSDIRGCREVGEHDRHVLLVPPADAAALTTAVDTLLADPDLRARLGRAAATRAADAFDQRDVAQASIDTYRLVARRRRLAWGHP from the coding sequence ATGCCTGACGGCGGTCGGGTCACCGTGGCCCACCTGACCACCGTCGACATGAGCCTGGCGCTGCTGCTGGCGTGCGAGCTCCGGGTGGACGTGGAGGCCGGCCTCGACGTGGTGGGGATCTCGGCCCCCGGTCCGTACGTGGCGGCCGTGGAGGCGATCGGCGTCACCCACCTCTCCGTGCGCTTCACCAGAGCGTGGGACGTGCGCAGTGACGCGGCCGCAGCCGTCGAGCTCTACCGCACCCTCCGCAGACTCCGGCCGGACGTCCTCCACACGCACACGCCCAAAGCCGGGGTGCTCGGGCGCGTCCTCGGCCGCCTGGCCGGCGTCCCCGTCGTCGTGGACACCTGCCACGGCCTGTGGATGCGGGAGGGCGATGGGCGACTGAAGCGGTCCCTCGTCGTCGGCGTCGAGGCCCTGGCGTCGGCCTTCGCCCACTTCGAGCTGTACCAGAACGCCGACGACCGACGGGCCCTGCGATTCTTCGTAGGGCCCCGCCGGGCACGCGTGGTCGGCAACGGCGTGGACCTCGCCCGCTTCCGGTTCGACCCGGACGGCAGGGACGCGGTACGGGCCGAGCTCGGCGTTGGGCCGGACGAGCTGCTGGTCGGCGGCGTCGGCCGCCGGGTGGCCGAGAAGGGCCTGCACGAGCTGGCGTCCGCCGCCCGTGCCCTCGCCGGCAAGGCCCGCTTCGTCTGGGTCGGCCCGGATGATGGCGAGAGCGTGTCGCCCGCCGGCCTCGACTTCGTGGGCGGGCGCTCCGACATGCCGGCGGTGTACTCGGCGCTCGACGTCTTCGTCCTGCCGTCCTACCGGGAGGGGTTCTCCCGCTCGGCCATGGAGGCGGCGGCCTGTGGCAGGCCCATGGTGCTGAGCGACATCCGCGGCTGCCGCGAGGTGGGCGAGCACGACCGGCACGTCCTGCTCGTACCGCCCGCCGACGCGGCCGCCCTCACCACCGCCGTCGACACCTTGCTGGCAGACCCGGACCTCCGCGCCCGTCTGGGCCGGGCCGCCGCCACACGTGCCGCGGATGCCTTCGACCAGCGGGACGTGGCGCAGGCCTCGATCGACACCTACCGGCTGGTCGCCCGTCGCCGCCGGCTCGCCTGGGGGCACCCGTGA
- a CDS encoding polysaccharide deacetylase family protein: MRTALKRQLSRAGGRAAASGASLLIYHRVGGGSPDERDLPAPAFAAQMDALTAHDVVPLDVALDRLDAGDRRPSVVLTFDDGFADVHEHAWPLLRDRALPFTLYLAAGHVGATMHWEGSTARQAGSGLTWAQLSEMAASGLCTVGNHTFTHPRPDGLTTDELDRCSDAVEAHLGEGARPRHFAYTWGIDVPAMHEALRARFRSAATGRLGRNLPGCDPIVLRRIPVRRSDPIEFFTAKLCGRLLPERAYGAAVTVAKRLGAHA, translated from the coding sequence CTACCACCGAGTCGGCGGCGGCTCTCCCGACGAGCGGGACCTGCCGGCGCCGGCGTTCGCGGCCCAGATGGACGCGCTCACGGCTCACGACGTGGTGCCACTCGATGTCGCCCTCGACCGCCTCGACGCCGGTGACCGCCGGCCCAGCGTGGTGCTGACCTTCGACGACGGGTTCGCCGACGTCCACGAGCACGCCTGGCCGCTCCTGCGGGATCGGGCCCTGCCGTTCACCCTGTACCTGGCCGCAGGACACGTCGGCGCCACCATGCACTGGGAGGGCTCGACCGCCCGCCAGGCAGGGAGCGGGCTGACGTGGGCGCAGCTCTCGGAGATGGCGGCGTCGGGACTGTGCACGGTGGGGAACCACACCTTCACCCATCCCCGCCCGGACGGCCTCACCACCGACGAGCTCGACCGGTGCTCCGACGCCGTCGAGGCGCATCTGGGCGAAGGTGCCCGGCCCCGGCACTTCGCCTACACGTGGGGGATCGACGTGCCGGCGATGCACGAGGCGCTCCGGGCCCGGTTCCGCTCGGCCGCCACCGGCCGGTTGGGCCGCAACCTTCCCGGCTGCGATCCCATCGTCCTGCGCCGGATCCCGGTACGGCGCAGCGACCCCATCGAGTTCTTCACGGCCAAGCTGTGCGGGCGGCTCCTGCCCGAGCGGGCGTACGGCGCCGCCGTCACGGTGGCCAAGCGGCTGGGAGCCCATGCCTGA